From a region of the Desulfofundulus luciae genome:
- a CDS encoding 4Fe-4S dicluster domain-containing protein, with translation MPRVVAKPEVCIGCHLCEVWCVVAHSRSKNILKAFLHETPRPVPRVVVEENLPFTLPVHCRHCNEPSCVEACISGALYRDPLTGRVEHDAGRCVGCYSCVMACPYGAVVMDEVNRKVARCDLCKEMGEPACVKQCPNRALVYQDSFTS, from the coding sequence ATGCCTCGAGTTGTGGCCAAACCGGAAGTCTGTATTGGTTGCCACCTGTGTGAGGTCTGGTGCGTGGTGGCACATTCACGCAGTAAAAACATTCTCAAAGCATTTCTCCATGAAACACCACGTCCGGTACCCCGGGTGGTGGTGGAAGAAAACCTGCCCTTTACCCTCCCCGTGCATTGCCGGCACTGTAACGAACCGTCCTGCGTGGAGGCATGCATCAGCGGGGCACTGTACAGGGATCCCCTCACCGGCCGGGTGGAACACGATGCCGGCCGCTGTGTGGGCTGCTACAGCTGCGTTATGGCCTGTCCCTACGGGGCAGTGGTCATGGATGAAGTCAACCGTAAAGTAGCCAGGTGCGATCTGTGTAAGGAAATGGGAGAACCGGCCTGCGTGAAGCAGTGTCCCAACCGGGCTCTGGTTTACCAGGATTCGTTCACCAGTTAG
- the glnA gene encoding type I glutamate--ammonia ligase — MAQLTNDDVRHLAKELGVKFIRLQFTDIFGVLKNVSITVEQLDKALNGELMFDGSSIEGFVRIEESDMYLRPDPATFVVFPWRPRDGAVARLICDIYNADGTPFIGDPRFVLKRVIAEAREMGFTMNVGPEAEFFLFHVDSDGRPTTITHDRAGYFDLTPVDLGEDARRDMVLTLEQMGFEIEASHHEVAPGQHEIDFKYADALDTADKVVTFKFVVRTIAQRHGLHASFMPKPIFGIAGSGMHLNQSLMKNGENAFYDPQAPLQLSDTALYYIGGLMKHARAIAAITNPTVNSYKRLVSGYEAPVYIAWSSRNRSPLIRIPAKRGQSTRIELRSPDPSCNPYLALAVCLAAGLDGIKNRILPPPPCDCNIYEMSAREREERGIGCLPESLKEALDELERDEVIKEALGPHVFSRFMEAKRIEWDRYRVQVHPWEIEEYLTKY; from the coding sequence GTGGCTCAGTTGACTAACGATGATGTAAGACACCTGGCCAAAGAACTGGGAGTAAAATTTATCCGCCTGCAGTTTACTGATATTTTTGGAGTATTAAAAAACGTATCCATTACCGTGGAACAGTTGGACAAGGCTTTAAACGGGGAGCTTATGTTTGACGGCTCTTCTATTGAAGGTTTTGTCCGGATCGAAGAATCGGACATGTACTTGCGTCCCGACCCGGCCACCTTTGTAGTCTTTCCCTGGCGCCCCCGGGACGGGGCGGTGGCCCGGTTGATATGTGACATTTATAACGCCGACGGCACGCCCTTTATCGGCGACCCCCGTTTCGTGCTCAAGCGTGTTATAGCCGAAGCGCGGGAAATGGGTTTTACCATGAACGTGGGGCCGGAGGCGGAGTTCTTCCTTTTCCACGTAGACAGTGACGGCCGTCCCACTACCATAACCCACGACCGGGCGGGCTATTTTGACCTGACGCCTGTGGATTTGGGTGAAGATGCCCGGCGGGACATGGTCCTCACCCTGGAGCAGATGGGTTTTGAAATCGAGGCTTCCCACCATGAGGTGGCTCCCGGGCAGCACGAAATTGATTTTAAATATGCCGATGCCCTGGATACCGCCGACAAGGTGGTCACCTTTAAGTTTGTGGTGCGCACCATCGCTCAGAGGCACGGGCTGCATGCTTCCTTCATGCCCAAGCCCATATTCGGCATTGCCGGTTCGGGCATGCACTTGAACCAGTCCCTTATGAAAAACGGGGAGAATGCCTTTTATGATCCCCAGGCACCCCTGCAGTTGAGCGATACGGCCCTGTATTACATCGGCGGCTTGATGAAGCACGCGCGGGCCATTGCCGCCATAACCAACCCGACGGTAAACTCGTACAAGCGTCTGGTTTCCGGTTACGAGGCACCGGTGTATATCGCCTGGTCCTCCCGCAACCGCAGCCCCCTCATCCGTATTCCGGCCAAGCGGGGTCAGTCAACCCGCATCGAGCTGCGCAGCCCGGATCCGTCCTGCAACCCGTACCTGGCCCTGGCAGTGTGCCTGGCGGCAGGGCTGGACGGTATTAAAAACCGCATTTTGCCTCCGCCGCCCTGCGACTGCAACATTTATGAAATGAGTGCCAGGGAACGGGAGGAGCGGGGCATCGGCTGCCTGCCCGAGAGTTTGAAGGAAGCCCTGGACGAGCTGGAGCGGGACGAGGTGATCAAGGAAGCCCTCGGCCCCCACGTGTTCAGCCGCTTTATGGAGGCCAAGCGCATTGAATGGGATCGTTACCGCGTGCAGGTACATCCCTGGGAAATTGAGGAGTATCTGACCAAGTATTAA